The Pseudarthrobacter sulfonivorans genome includes a window with the following:
- the lgt gene encoding prolipoprotein diacylglyceryl transferase, with translation MQILLQAAALVPASIPSPDWSGFDIPLPWGTLRIHAYALCILAGIIVGLWLTSVRWARRGAPEGSVWDIVIWAIPFGIIGGRLYHVVSSPDAYFGPGFDGTGDLWLIPQIQRGGLGIWGAVVLGVLGAWIGCRRSGVKLTAFLDAAAPGLLLAQAVGRWGNYFNQELFGGPTTLPWGLQIDADNPNFPAGMPVDTLFHPTFLYESLWNIAGVLILLALDRRFHFRRARLFWLYAMYYTLGRVWIEAMRIDDAEQINLFGITTRLNVWTSIFVFVAALIVFVLLGLKGRPEPDTPFLAGREPAAVEDVDAAGEEKAPVRDADSSVSDSESRDNLPNNQNGARIPSTPMEEEPAVRDGDKPVPESPVTGSSRHKATESAPEAGTNK, from the coding sequence ATGCAGATCCTCCTTCAGGCCGCCGCCCTGGTGCCGGCCAGCATTCCCAGCCCGGACTGGTCCGGCTTCGACATCCCGCTACCGTGGGGGACTCTGCGGATCCACGCCTATGCCCTGTGTATCCTCGCCGGGATCATCGTGGGCTTGTGGCTCACGTCCGTCAGGTGGGCCCGCCGCGGTGCGCCCGAAGGCAGCGTCTGGGACATCGTCATCTGGGCGATTCCCTTCGGCATCATCGGCGGCCGGCTCTACCACGTGGTTTCGTCCCCGGACGCCTACTTCGGGCCCGGCTTCGACGGGACCGGGGACCTGTGGCTCATCCCGCAGATCCAGCGTGGCGGACTGGGCATCTGGGGTGCCGTGGTTCTGGGCGTCCTGGGCGCCTGGATCGGCTGCCGCCGGTCCGGTGTGAAACTCACCGCCTTCCTGGACGCCGCGGCGCCCGGACTGCTGCTGGCGCAGGCCGTTGGCCGCTGGGGTAACTACTTCAACCAGGAGCTCTTCGGCGGGCCCACCACCCTCCCGTGGGGCCTGCAGATTGATGCGGACAACCCCAACTTCCCGGCCGGCATGCCGGTGGATACGCTCTTCCACCCCACGTTCCTGTATGAGTCACTCTGGAACATCGCCGGCGTGCTCATCTTGCTGGCCCTGGACCGCCGATTCCACTTCCGCCGCGCCCGGCTCTTCTGGCTCTACGCCATGTATTACACGCTGGGCCGGGTGTGGATCGAAGCAATGCGGATCGACGACGCCGAACAGATCAACCTGTTCGGGATCACCACCAGGCTCAACGTCTGGACCAGCATCTTTGTCTTTGTGGCAGCACTCATCGTGTTCGTCCTCCTGGGATTGAAGGGCCGCCCGGAACCGGACACTCCCTTCCTGGCGGGCCGCGAGCCGGCAGCAGTCGAGGACGTGGACGCTGCGGGGGAAGAAAAGGCACCGGTCCGCGATGCGGACTCTTCTGTCTCGGATAGTGAATCGCGTGATAATCTCCCAAATAACCAAAATGGTGCCCGGATCCCTTCCACCCCAATGGAAGAGGAACCGGCAGTCCGGGACGGCGACAAGCCCGTACCGGAGTCGCCGGTAA
- the trpA gene encoding tryptophan synthase subunit alpha produces the protein MTEQTASKSAAAIDRARDAGRSALVCYLPAGYPDVQATIDAGIAMAKNGADLIEIGIPYSDPVMDGPVIQAATTEAIANGFRVESVFDVVAGITAATDVAVLVMTYWNPVVRMGVDEFSRRLAEAGGAGLITPDLIPDEASEWFAASDKYGLDRVFLVAPSSTPERLAMTVKASRGFVYAVSIMGVTGTRQAVSSSAEKLVADTHAAGAERVCVGLGVSNASHVREIAAYADGVIVGTALVAAIRDGGVPAVADLTRDLSAGLVREEA, from the coding sequence ATGACTGAACAGACGGCCAGCAAGTCCGCCGCCGCCATCGACCGTGCACGGGACGCCGGGCGCTCAGCGCTCGTGTGCTACCTGCCTGCCGGGTACCCGGACGTCCAGGCCACCATCGACGCCGGCATCGCCATGGCGAAGAACGGTGCCGACCTGATCGAAATCGGCATTCCCTACTCGGATCCGGTTATGGACGGCCCGGTCATCCAGGCCGCCACCACCGAGGCGATCGCCAACGGATTCCGAGTCGAGAGCGTCTTTGACGTTGTCGCCGGCATCACGGCAGCCACCGACGTCGCCGTGCTGGTGATGACCTACTGGAACCCCGTGGTCCGGATGGGTGTGGACGAGTTCTCGCGCCGGCTGGCCGAAGCCGGGGGAGCAGGGCTCATCACGCCTGACCTCATCCCGGACGAAGCATCGGAATGGTTCGCCGCCTCGGATAAGTACGGACTGGACCGCGTGTTCCTCGTGGCGCCGTCCTCCACCCCGGAGCGCCTGGCTATGACCGTCAAGGCAAGCCGCGGCTTTGTGTACGCCGTCTCCATCATGGGCGTGACGGGGACCCGCCAGGCCGTCAGCAGCAGCGCGGAGAAGCTCGTGGCTGACACGCACGCCGCCGGCGCCGAACGCGTGTGTGTGGGACTCGGCGTCTCCAACGCCAGCCACGTCCGCGAGATCGCAGCATACGCAGACGGTGTCATCGTTGGCACCGCGCTTGTTGCCGCCATCCGTGACGGGGGAGTCCCCGCCGTCGCAGACCTCACCCGGGACCTGAGCGCAGGACTCGTCAGGGAAGAAGCCTAA